The Aequorivita sublithincola DSM 14238 genome window below encodes:
- a CDS encoding RelA/SpoT family protein has translation MTEAAIEEEKKELAKQYKQLLKISYRTLSKEDKKLIRSAFDLAVDAHKDQRRKSGEAYIFHPIAVAKIVAAEIGLDATSIAAALLHDVVEDTTYSLDDIERMFGTAVMRIVDGLTKIAHISMSEDVSMQAENFRKMLLTLNEDIRVIIIKIADRLHNMQTMDSMPPDKQRKIASETLYIYAPLAHRIGLYNIKSELEDLGLKFTEPEVYADILSRIKESKEEQDAYIDAFTKVIKDSLDSEELQYEIKGRPKSIFSIRRKMLAQNVGFEEVYDKFAVRIIYKSPPENEKFFAWKIYSIVTDHFRPNPIRLRDWISSPKSTGYEALHITVMGPKGRWVEVQIRSERMNEIAEKGFAAHYKYKNKEKDDGGLENWLDKLQDTLENSEISAVDFVEEFKLNLYAKEIFVFTPKGDLYSLPKGATALDFAFHVHTEIGMHTRGTKVNGKLVPLSHEIKSGDQVEIITSENAKPTANWLNYATTGRARSKIKSSLKDEKKQLAEEGKEILQRKLKSLKLNLDENTINQLVVFFKVKTSLDLYYRVGAGIIDNQKLKEFASSRSNAFISFFKNRIRKPDKPEDVHKEEITEKFDQLVFGKNEDKLDYKMANCCNPIPGDDVFGFVTVTEGIKVHKSNCPNAVQLQANYSYRIMPAKWIDSTQREFKADLTISGIDTIGLVNEVTKVISSNLHIDMKSVHFDSNDGVFTGKIVVVVKNKAILTNLMENIKKINGIDKVTRV, from the coding sequence ATGACAGAAGCCGCGATAGAAGAAGAAAAAAAGGAGCTCGCTAAGCAGTACAAACAGTTGCTAAAGATTAGTTACAGAACTCTTTCTAAAGAAGATAAAAAACTGATTCGCAGCGCTTTTGACCTTGCCGTGGATGCTCATAAAGACCAGCGCCGCAAAAGTGGCGAGGCCTATATTTTTCACCCAATTGCGGTTGCAAAAATTGTCGCTGCCGAAATCGGTTTAGACGCCACCAGCATCGCCGCCGCACTTTTGCACGATGTTGTGGAAGACACAACCTATTCTTTAGATGATATTGAACGCATGTTCGGCACCGCCGTAATGCGCATTGTGGACGGCCTTACAAAGATTGCACACATTTCCATGTCTGAAGATGTTTCTATGCAAGCCGAAAACTTTCGGAAAATGCTGCTTACGCTAAATGAAGACATTCGCGTTATCATCATAAAAATTGCAGATCGTCTTCACAACATGCAAACCATGGACAGCATGCCGCCAGACAAACAGCGGAAAATAGCTTCGGAAACGCTTTATATTTACGCTCCCCTCGCCCACCGCATTGGGCTTTACAACATAAAATCTGAACTTGAGGATTTAGGTTTAAAATTTACCGAACCAGAAGTTTACGCAGATATTTTAAGCCGAATTAAAGAAAGTAAAGAAGAACAAGATGCTTATATAGACGCTTTCACAAAAGTTATAAAAGATTCCTTAGACTCTGAAGAATTGCAATACGAAATAAAAGGTCGACCAAAATCTATTTTTTCCATCCGAAGAAAAATGTTGGCGCAAAACGTAGGCTTTGAGGAAGTTTATGACAAATTCGCCGTTCGGATTATTTATAAAAGCCCACCAGAAAACGAAAAATTCTTCGCTTGGAAAATTTATTCCATTGTAACAGATCATTTTCGTCCAAACCCAATCAGGTTACGCGACTGGATTTCTTCACCAAAATCCACAGGTTACGAAGCCTTGCACATTACAGTTATGGGACCGAAAGGACGCTGGGTGGAAGTACAAATCCGTAGCGAACGGATGAACGAAATTGCTGAAAAAGGTTTCGCTGCTCATTACAAATACAAAAACAAAGAAAAAGACGACGGCGGACTCGAAAATTGGTTGGACAAACTACAAGACACGCTGGAAAATTCAGAAATAAGTGCTGTAGATTTTGTGGAAGAATTCAAACTGAATCTTTACGCCAAGGAAATCTTCGTTTTCACTCCAAAAGGAGATTTATATTCACTCCCAAAAGGCGCAACGGCTTTAGATTTCGCCTTTCACGTTCATACCGAAATCGGGATGCACACTCGTGGAACTAAAGTAAACGGAAAACTTGTTCCATTGAGCCACGAGATAAAAAGTGGAGATCAAGTAGAAATAATTACTTCAGAAAACGCTAAACCTACAGCAAACTGGCTTAATTACGCAACAACAGGACGCGCTCGCTCCAAAATTAAATCGTCATTAAAAGACGAAAAGAAACAACTTGCGGAAGAAGGAAAAGAAATTCTGCAGCGAAAATTAAAATCATTAAAATTAAACTTAGACGAAAACACCATCAATCAATTGGTTGTTTTCTTCAAAGTAAAAACGAGTTTAGATTTGTATTATCGCGTTGGCGCAGGAATTATAGATAACCAAAAACTCAAGGAATTCGCCTCTTCGCGAAGCAATGCCTTTATTAGCTTCTTCAAAAACAGAATTAGAAAACCAGATAAACCGGAAGATGTTCACAAAGAAGAAATAACTGAAAAATTTGACCAACTCGTTTTCGGTAAAAACGAAGACAAGCTGGATTACAAAATGGCGAACTGCTGCAATCCTATTCCGGGCGACGATGTTTTCGGCTTTGTAACCGTAACTGAAGGTATAAAAGTTCATAAATCAAACTGCCCGAATGCCGTACAACTTCAAGCAAATTACAGCTATCGGATTATGCCCGCAAAATGGATTGACAGTACACAACGAGAGTTTAAGGCAGATTTAACCATTAGCGGAATAGACACCATCGGCTTGGTAAATGAAG
- a CDS encoding T9SS type A sorting domain-containing protein, which yields MKKILFFLQLIIPSLIFAQINGYEYRSIEGFEVYIEQDALNNHPQKTNEAIVLLTSKLTEIINLELKKDIVDELKLVKIFVDWNTTNGASAYHPYLQWLIDNGYNIEKWKSIEISNINNFINWSALNQPFMVMHEFAHAYHDRVLGFSYAPIIQAFQSAKQNGLYNSVLYNAGNGVYYYREAYAATNEKEYFAEITEAFLGENDFFPFIRDELDVYDPTGYDLTLNIWQFEDVVGVENNNYSNTTLYPNPTNGNITIKWNEAWRPQLIKIVSVAGKTLMEYDINTLGDTTLNISNLASGIYILVLDNTKTYKIIKK from the coding sequence ATGAAAAAAATATTATTTTTTTTACAACTGATCATTCCTAGTTTAATTTTTGCACAAATTAACGGGTATGAGTATCGGAGTATTGAAGGTTTTGAGGTTTATATAGAGCAGGACGCATTAAATAACCATCCGCAAAAAACAAATGAAGCTATTGTGCTGTTAACCTCAAAATTAACTGAGATTATTAACCTTGAATTAAAAAAAGACATTGTAGATGAATTAAAATTAGTAAAAATATTCGTGGATTGGAACACCACAAACGGCGCATCTGCCTATCATCCTTATTTACAATGGCTAATTGACAATGGATATAATATTGAAAAATGGAAGTCTATTGAAATTTCCAACATCAATAATTTCATAAATTGGAGTGCATTAAACCAACCTTTTATGGTAATGCACGAATTTGCACATGCTTATCACGATAGGGTTTTAGGCTTTTCGTATGCGCCCATTATTCAAGCATTCCAAAGTGCAAAGCAAAATGGTTTGTATAATTCTGTTCTCTATAACGCTGGCAATGGAGTTTACTATTATAGAGAAGCCTATGCCGCCACAAATGAAAAAGAATACTTTGCTGAAATAACGGAGGCTTTTCTAGGTGAGAATGATTTTTTTCCATTTATCCGCGACGAGCTAGATGTATATGACCCTACAGGATACGATTTAACTTTAAATATTTGGCAGTTTGAAGATGTAGTAGGGGTTGAAAATAATAATTACTCAAATACCACTCTATATCCTAATCCAACCAATGGTAACATTACTATTAAATGGAACGAAGCATGGAGACCTCAATTAATTAAAATTGTTTCTGTAGCGGGAAAAACATTAATGGAATATGATATAAATACCTTAGGAGATACTACGCTAAATATTTCTAATTTGGCTTCTGGAATTTATATCCTTGTTTTAGATAACACTAAGACTTACAAAATCATTAAAAAGTAA